Proteins from a genomic interval of Zingiber officinale cultivar Zhangliang chromosome 2A, Zo_v1.1, whole genome shotgun sequence:
- the LOC122044190 gene encoding uncharacterized protein LOC122044190, with the protein MMGSIELSSRGLKQRGSVGCELSCFCGFRIGCCGVLDPTSTGAVSLRTLIRDGRLDFGFGLYHLFEVEAVGDIPVASPISARIFFVGFILLLRLIYWYCGFVLWTLCRTFGFAAFVFRCRFSHYFVDLFSSL; encoded by the exons ATGATGGGATCAATCGAGTTGTCGAGCAGAGGCTTGAAG CAGAGAGGATCAGTAGGCTGTGAGCTGTCCTGTTTCTGTGGATTTAGAATTGGgtgctgtggtgttcttgatccaACATCAACAGGGGCTGtgagcttgag gactctgattcgagacgggcgtctcgacttcggatttggattgtaccatctatttgag gttgaggccgtcggagatattccagtcgctagccccattagcgcgaggattttctttgtcggatttattCTGCTTTTGCGTCTTATATActggtattgtgggtttgtattgtggactttatgtcgaacctttgggtttgctgcttttgttttccgctgcagattttcacactacttcgtggatttgttttcttcgttgtag